From a single Sus scrofa isolate TJ Tabasco breed Duroc chromosome 13, Sscrofa11.1, whole genome shotgun sequence genomic region:
- the USP19 gene encoding ubiquitin carboxyl-terminal hydrolase 19 isoform X20, with product MSGGASTTGPRRGPLGLEEATSKKKQKDRANQESKDGDPRRGSASAPQEEHTKEELLLDWRQSSDEVIVKLRVGAGPLRLDEVDAAFTDTDCVVRLPGGRQWGGVFYAEIDGSCTKVQARKGGLLQLSLPKKVPMLMWPSLLKKPLGTQELVPGLRCQENGQEASPIASEPGPEPRRAKQEARNQKRAQGRSEAGTGAGPGAQAGPSAKRAVHLRRGPEGEGSRDGPGPRGDAPPFLAEPASTQAEAEEQLRVPPLNPQTCLLGSEEDLELLTGEKAVSARNDPVSPAMARSRDPEKGDRSKEEMAVAADAATLVDEPESMVNLAFVKNDSYEKGPDSVVVHVYVKEIRRDTSRVLFREQDFTLIFQTRDGNFLRLHPGCGPHTTFRWQVKLRNLIEPEQCTFCFTASRIDICLHKRQSQRWGGLEAPAARGAVGGAKVAVPTGPTPLDSTPPGSAPHPLTGQEEARGVEKEKPKARSEDTGLDGVAARTPMEHVTPKPEPHLASPKPTCMVPPMPHSPVSGDSVEEEEEEEKKVCLPGFTGLVNLGNTCFMNSVIQSLSNTRELRDFFHDRSFEAEINYNNPLGTGGRLAIGFAVLLRALWKGTHHAFQPSKLKAIVASKASQFTGYAQHDAQEFMAFLLDGLHEDLNRIQNKPYTETVDSDGRPDEVVAEEAWQRHKMRNDSFIVDLFQGQYKSKLVCPVCAKVSITFDPFLYLPVPLPQKQKVLPVFYFAREPHSKPIKFLVSISKENSSASEVLDSLSQSVHVKPENLRLAEVIKNRFHRVFLPSHSLDTVSPSDTLLCFELLSPELAKERVVVLEVQQRPQVPSIPISKCAACQRKQQSEDEKLKRCTRCYRVGYCNQLCQKTHWPDHKGLCRPENIGYPFLVSVPASRLTYARLAQLLEGYARYSVSVFQPPFQPGRMALESQGPGCTTMLSTSSLEAGDSERDPVQPPELQLVTPVAEGDTGVPRAWASPDRGPAPSTSGVSSEMLASVSAEVGSLPAGERVSRPEAAVPGYQHPSEAMNAHTPQFFIYKIDASNREQRLEDKGDNPLELGEDCSLALVWRNNERLQEFVLVASKELECAEDPGSAGEAARAGHFTLDQCLNLFTRPEVLAPEEAWYCPQCKQHREASKQLLLWRLPNVLIVQLKRFSFRSFIWRDKINDLVEFPVRNLDLSKFCIGQKEEQLPSYDLYAVINHYGGMIGGHYTACARLPNDRSSQRSDVGWRLFDDSTVTTVDESQVVTRYAYVLFYRRRNSPVERPPRAGHSEHHPDLGPAAESAASQGLGPGQAPEVAPTRTAPERFAPPVDRPAPTYSNMEEVD from the exons ATGTCTGGAGGGGCCAGCACCACAGGCCCAAGGAGAGGGCCCCTGGGACTGGAAGAGGCCACCAGTAAGAAGAAGCAGAAGGATCGAGCAAACCAGGAGAGCAAGGATGGAGATCCCAGGAGAG GGTCAGCATCCGCTCCTCAGGAGGAGCATACCAAAGAGG AGTTGTTGCTGGATTGGAGGCAGAGTTCTGATGAGGTGATTGTCAAGTTGCGTGTGGGAGCTGGTCCCCTGAGGCTGGATGAAGTAGATGCTGCTTTCACGGACACAGACTGTGTGGTGCGGCTTCCAG GTGGTCGGCAGTGGGGTGGTGTTTTCTATGCTGAGATAGATGGTTCCTGTACCAAAGTGCAGGCTCGCAAAGGTGGCCTCCTGCAGCTCTCACTGCCCAAGAAGGTGCCTATGCTCATGTGGCCCTCTCTCCTG AAGAAACCTCTAGGGACCCAGGAGTTGGTGCCAGGGCTGCGGTGCCAGGAGAATGGGCAGGAAGCATCTCCCATTGCCTCGGAGCCAGGCCCTGAGCCCCGCCGGGCTAAGCAGGAGGCCCGGAACCAGAAACGGGCCCAGGGCCGTAGTGAGGCAGGCACAGGGGCTGGCCCTGGGGCCCAGGCAGGCCCCAGCGCCAAGAGAGCTGTGCATCTCCGCAGAGGGCCAGAAGGGGAAGGGTCCAGAGATGGCCCTGGACCCCGGGGTGATGCCCCCCCTTTCCTGGCTGAGCCAGCATCCACCCAG GCTGAGGCTGAGGAACAGCTCCGTGTACCACCACTGAACCCCCAGACCTGCCTCCTGGGCTCAGAGGAGGATCTAGAACTTTTGACAGGAGAGAAGGCAGTGTCCGCCAGGAATGATCCAGTGTCCCCAGCCATGGCCCGGAGCAGAGACCCCGAGAAAGGTGACCGTTCCAAAGAGGAGATGGCAGTGGCAGCAGATGCTGCAACCTTGGTGGATG AGCCTGAGTCCATGGTGAACCTGGCATTTGTCAAGAATGACTCCTATGAGAAGGGGCCGGACTCAGTGGTGGTGCACGTGTACGTGAAGGAAATCCGCAGGGACACCTCTCGAGTGCTTTTCCGCGAGCAGGACTTCACGCTTATCTTCCAGACCAG GGATGGAAACTTCCTGAGACTGCACCCGGGCTGCGGGCCCCACACCACCTTCCGTTGGCAGGTGAAGCTCAG GAACCTGATCGAGCCAGAGCAATGCACCTTCTGCTTCACGGCCTCTCGCATTGACATCTGCCTCCATAAGCGGCAGAGTCAGCGCTGGGGGGGCTTGGAGGCCCCAGCTGCACGAG GTGCAGTGGGTGGTGCAAAGGTTGCCGTGCCGACAGGTCCAACCCCTCTGGATTCAACCCCCCCGGgaagtgccccccaccccttgaCAGGCCAGGAAGAGGCCCGGGGTGTGGAGAAGGAGAAGCCCAAGGCTCGATCTGAGGACACAGGCTTAGATGGTGTGGCAGCCCGCACCCCCATGGAGCATGTAACCCCAAAGCCAGAGCCACACCTAGCATCG CCCAAGCCCACGTGTATGGTGCCTCCAATGCCCCATAGCCCAGTGAGTGGAGATAgtgtggaggaagaggaggaggaagagaagaaggtgTGTCTGCCAGGCTTCACTGGCCTTGTCAATCTAGGCAACACCTGCTTCATGAACAGCGTCATTCAGTCTCTGTCCAATACTCGGGAACTGCGGGACTTCTTCCATG ACCGCTCCTTTGAGGCCGAGATCAACTATAACAACCCGCTGGGGACTGGTGGGCGTCTGGCCATCGGTTTTGCTGTGCTGCTCCGGGCACTGTGGAAGGGAACCCACCATGCCTTCCAGCCCTCCAAGTTGAAG GCCATTGTGGCGAGCAAAGCCAGCCAGTTCACAGGCTATGCACAGCATGATGCCCAGGAGTTCATGGCTTTCCTGCTGGATGGGCTGCACGAGGACTTGAACCGAATTCAGAATAAGCCCTACACAGAGACTGTGGACTCAGACGGGCGCCCTGATGAG GTGGTAGCTGAGGAAGCCTGGCAGCGGCACAAGATGAGGAATGATTCTTTCATCGTGGACCTATTTCAGGGCCAATACAAGTCGAAGCTGGTGTGCCCTGTGTGTGCGAAG GTCTCCATCACTTTTGACCCATTCCTGTACCTGCCGGTGCCCTTGCCGCAGAAGCAGAAGGTTCTCCCTGTCTTCTATTTTGCGCGGGAGCCCCATAGCAAGCCCATCAAG TTTCTGGTgagcatcagcaaggagaactcCAGTGCGAGTGAAGTGTTGGACTCCCTCTCTCAGAGTGTCCACGTGAAGCCTGAGAACCTGCGTCTGGCTGAG GTTATTAAGAATCGCTTCCACCGTGTGTTCTTGCCCTCCCACTCCCTGGACACTGTGTCCCCTTCTGACACGCTCCTCTGCTTTGAGCTGCTGTCCCCAGAGTTGGCTAAGGAGCGGGTAGTGGTGCTTGAAGTGCAACAG CGCCCCCAGGTGCCCAGCATCCCTATCTCCAAGTGTGCAGCCTGCCAGCGGAAGCAGCAGTCAGAGGATGAGAAGCTGAAGCGCTGTACCCGGTGCTACCGTGTGGGCTACTGCAACCA gcTCTGTCAGAAAACCCACTGGCCTGATCACAAGGGCCTCTGCCGCCCTGAGAACATTGGCTACCCCTTCCTGGTCAGTGTACCTGCCTCACGGCTCACTTATGCCCGTCTTGCTCAGCTGCTAGAGGGCTATGCCCG GTACTCTGTGAGTGTGTTCCAGCCACCCTTCCAGCCTGGCCGCATGGCCTTGGAGTCCCAGGGCCCTGGCTGCACCACAATGCTGTCCACTAGCTCCCTGGAGGCTGGGGACAGTGAGAGGGACCCTGTTCAGCCTCCTGAACTTCAGTTGGTGACCCCTGTGGCTGAAGGGGATACAGGGGTCCCCCGGGCATGGGCATCCCCTGATCGGGGCCCTGCACCCAGTACCAGTGGAGTTTCTTCTGAGATGCTGGCCAGTGTGTCTGCTGAAGTTGGCTCCTTGCCTGCTGGTGAGAGGGTGTCCCGGCCTGAAG CTGCCGTGCCCGGATACCAACACCCAAGTGAAGCCATGAATGCCCACACACCCCagttctttatctataaaattgaCGCATCCAACCGAGAACAGCGGCTAGAGGACAAAG GCGATAACCCCCTAGAGCTGGGTGAGGATTGCAGTCTGGCTCTAGTCTGGCGGAACAACGAGCGCCTGCAGGAGTTCGTGTTGGTAGCCTCCAAGGAGCTGGAATGTGCTGAGGACCCAGGCTCTGCTGGTGAGGCTGCCCGTGCTGGCCACTTCACTCTGGACCAGTGCCTGAACCTCTTCACGCGGCCTGAGGTGCTGGCACCTGAGGAGGCTTG GTACTGCCCACAGTGCAAACAACACCGTGAGGCCTCTAAGCAGCTGTTGCTGTGGCGCCTGCCGAATGTGCTCATTGTCCAGCTCAAGCGCTTCTCCTTTCGCAGCTTCATCTGGCGTGACAAGATCAACGacttggtggagttccctgttcG GAATCTGGACCTGAGCAAGTTCTGCATCGGTCAGAaagaggaacagctgcccagctaCGACCTGTATGCTGTCATCAACCACTATGGAGGCATGATTGGTGGTCACTACACTGCTTGCGCGCGCCTGCCCAATGACCGCAGCAGCCAGCGCAGCGACGTGG GCTGGCGCTTGTTTGATGACAGCACGGTGACAACGGTAGACGAGAGCCAGGTCGTGACGCGTTATGCCTATGTACTCTTCTACCGCCGGCGGAACTCTCCTGTGGAGAGGCCCCCCCGGGCAGGTCACTCAGAGCACCACCCCGACCTAGGCCCTGCAGCTGAGTCTGCTGCCAGCCAG GGACTAGGCCCTGGCCAGGCCCCCGAGGTGGCCCCCACGCGGACAGCCCCTGAACGCTTCGCCCCCCCTGTGGACCGCCCAGCCCCTACCTACAGCAACATGGAGGAGGTCGATTAG
- the USP19 gene encoding ubiquitin carboxyl-terminal hydrolase 19 isoform X9, translated as MSGGASTTGPRRGPLGLEEATSKKKQKDRANQESKDGDPRRGGSASAPQEEHTKEELLLDWRQSSDEVIVKLRVGAGPLRLDEVDAAFTDTDCVVRLPGGRQWGGVFYAEIDGSCTKVQARKGGLLQLSLPKKVPMLMWPSLLKKPLGTQELVPGLRCQENGQEASPIASEPGPEPRRAKQEARNQKRAQGRSEAGTGAGPGAQAGPSAKRAVHLRRGPEGEGSRDGPGPRGDAPPFLAEPASTQAEAEEQLRVPPLNPQTCLLGSEEDLELLTGEKAVSARNDPVSPAMARSRDPEKGDRSKEEMAVAADAATLVDGKEPESMVNLAFVKNDSYEKGPDSVVVHVYVKEIRRDTSRVLFREQDFTLIFQTRDGNFLRLHPGCGPHTTFRWQVKLRNLIEPEQCTFCFTASRIDICLHKRQSQRWGGLEAPAARGAVGGAKVAVPTGPTPLDSTPPGSAPHPLTGQEEARGVEKEKPKARSEDTGLDGVAARTPMEHVTPKPEPHLASPKPTCMVPPMPHSPVSGDSVEEEEEEEKKVCLPGFTGLVNLGNTCFMNSVIQSLSNTRELRDFFHDRSFEAEINYNNPLGTGGRLAIGFAVLLRALWKGTHHAFQPSKLKAIVASKASQFTGYAQHDAQEFMAFLLDGLHEDLNRIQNKPYTETVDSDGRPDEVVAEEAWQRHKMRNDSFIVDLFQGQYKSKLVCPVCAKVSITFDPFLYLPVPLPQKQKVLPVFYFAREPHSKPIKFLVSISKENSSASEVLDSLSQSVHVKPENLRLAEVIKNRFHRVFLPSHSLDTVSPSDTLLCFELLSPELAKERVVVLEVQQRPQVPSIPISKCAACQRKQQSEDEKLKRCTRCYRVGYCNQLCQKTHWPDHKGLCRPENIGYPFLVSVPASRLTYARLAQLLEGYARYSVSVFQPPFQPGRMALESQGPGCTTMLSTSSLEAGDSERDPVQPPELQLVTPVAEGDTGVPRAWASPDRGPAPSTSGVSSEMLASVSAEVGSLPAAAVPGYQHPSEAMNAHTPQFFIYKIDASNREQRLEDKGDNPLELGEDCSLALVWRNNERLQEFVLVASKELECAEDPGSAGEAARAGHFTLDQCLNLFTRPEVLAPEEAWYCPQCKQHREASKQLLLWRLPNVLIVQLKRFSFRSFIWRDKINDLVEFPVRNLDLSKFCIGQKEEQLPSYDLYAVINHYGGMIGGHYTACARLPNDRSSQRSDVGWRLFDDSTVTTVDESQVVTRYAYVLFYRRRNSPVERPPRAGHSEHHPDLGPAAESAASQASRIWQELEAEEEPVPEGPAPLGPWGPQEWVGPPPRGPTTPDEGCLRYFVLGTVAALVALVLNVFYPLVSQSPWR; from the exons ATGTCTGGAGGGGCCAGCACCACAGGCCCAAGGAGAGGGCCCCTGGGACTGGAAGAGGCCACCAGTAAGAAGAAGCAGAAGGATCGAGCAAACCAGGAGAGCAAGGATGGAGATCCCAGGAGAGGTG GGTCAGCATCCGCTCCTCAGGAGGAGCATACCAAAGAGG AGTTGTTGCTGGATTGGAGGCAGAGTTCTGATGAGGTGATTGTCAAGTTGCGTGTGGGAGCTGGTCCCCTGAGGCTGGATGAAGTAGATGCTGCTTTCACGGACACAGACTGTGTGGTGCGGCTTCCAG GTGGTCGGCAGTGGGGTGGTGTTTTCTATGCTGAGATAGATGGTTCCTGTACCAAAGTGCAGGCTCGCAAAGGTGGCCTCCTGCAGCTCTCACTGCCCAAGAAGGTGCCTATGCTCATGTGGCCCTCTCTCCTG AAGAAACCTCTAGGGACCCAGGAGTTGGTGCCAGGGCTGCGGTGCCAGGAGAATGGGCAGGAAGCATCTCCCATTGCCTCGGAGCCAGGCCCTGAGCCCCGCCGGGCTAAGCAGGAGGCCCGGAACCAGAAACGGGCCCAGGGCCGTAGTGAGGCAGGCACAGGGGCTGGCCCTGGGGCCCAGGCAGGCCCCAGCGCCAAGAGAGCTGTGCATCTCCGCAGAGGGCCAGAAGGGGAAGGGTCCAGAGATGGCCCTGGACCCCGGGGTGATGCCCCCCCTTTCCTGGCTGAGCCAGCATCCACCCAG GCTGAGGCTGAGGAACAGCTCCGTGTACCACCACTGAACCCCCAGACCTGCCTCCTGGGCTCAGAGGAGGATCTAGAACTTTTGACAGGAGAGAAGGCAGTGTCCGCCAGGAATGATCCAGTGTCCCCAGCCATGGCCCGGAGCAGAGACCCCGAGAAAGGTGACCGTTCCAAAGAGGAGATGGCAGTGGCAGCAGATGCTGCAACCTTGGTGGATGGTAaag AGCCTGAGTCCATGGTGAACCTGGCATTTGTCAAGAATGACTCCTATGAGAAGGGGCCGGACTCAGTGGTGGTGCACGTGTACGTGAAGGAAATCCGCAGGGACACCTCTCGAGTGCTTTTCCGCGAGCAGGACTTCACGCTTATCTTCCAGACCAG GGATGGAAACTTCCTGAGACTGCACCCGGGCTGCGGGCCCCACACCACCTTCCGTTGGCAGGTGAAGCTCAG GAACCTGATCGAGCCAGAGCAATGCACCTTCTGCTTCACGGCCTCTCGCATTGACATCTGCCTCCATAAGCGGCAGAGTCAGCGCTGGGGGGGCTTGGAGGCCCCAGCTGCACGAG GTGCAGTGGGTGGTGCAAAGGTTGCCGTGCCGACAGGTCCAACCCCTCTGGATTCAACCCCCCCGGgaagtgccccccaccccttgaCAGGCCAGGAAGAGGCCCGGGGTGTGGAGAAGGAGAAGCCCAAGGCTCGATCTGAGGACACAGGCTTAGATGGTGTGGCAGCCCGCACCCCCATGGAGCATGTAACCCCAAAGCCAGAGCCACACCTAGCATCG CCCAAGCCCACGTGTATGGTGCCTCCAATGCCCCATAGCCCAGTGAGTGGAGATAgtgtggaggaagaggaggaggaagagaagaaggtgTGTCTGCCAGGCTTCACTGGCCTTGTCAATCTAGGCAACACCTGCTTCATGAACAGCGTCATTCAGTCTCTGTCCAATACTCGGGAACTGCGGGACTTCTTCCATG ACCGCTCCTTTGAGGCCGAGATCAACTATAACAACCCGCTGGGGACTGGTGGGCGTCTGGCCATCGGTTTTGCTGTGCTGCTCCGGGCACTGTGGAAGGGAACCCACCATGCCTTCCAGCCCTCCAAGTTGAAG GCCATTGTGGCGAGCAAAGCCAGCCAGTTCACAGGCTATGCACAGCATGATGCCCAGGAGTTCATGGCTTTCCTGCTGGATGGGCTGCACGAGGACTTGAACCGAATTCAGAATAAGCCCTACACAGAGACTGTGGACTCAGACGGGCGCCCTGATGAG GTGGTAGCTGAGGAAGCCTGGCAGCGGCACAAGATGAGGAATGATTCTTTCATCGTGGACCTATTTCAGGGCCAATACAAGTCGAAGCTGGTGTGCCCTGTGTGTGCGAAG GTCTCCATCACTTTTGACCCATTCCTGTACCTGCCGGTGCCCTTGCCGCAGAAGCAGAAGGTTCTCCCTGTCTTCTATTTTGCGCGGGAGCCCCATAGCAAGCCCATCAAG TTTCTGGTgagcatcagcaaggagaactcCAGTGCGAGTGAAGTGTTGGACTCCCTCTCTCAGAGTGTCCACGTGAAGCCTGAGAACCTGCGTCTGGCTGAG GTTATTAAGAATCGCTTCCACCGTGTGTTCTTGCCCTCCCACTCCCTGGACACTGTGTCCCCTTCTGACACGCTCCTCTGCTTTGAGCTGCTGTCCCCAGAGTTGGCTAAGGAGCGGGTAGTGGTGCTTGAAGTGCAACAG CGCCCCCAGGTGCCCAGCATCCCTATCTCCAAGTGTGCAGCCTGCCAGCGGAAGCAGCAGTCAGAGGATGAGAAGCTGAAGCGCTGTACCCGGTGCTACCGTGTGGGCTACTGCAACCA gcTCTGTCAGAAAACCCACTGGCCTGATCACAAGGGCCTCTGCCGCCCTGAGAACATTGGCTACCCCTTCCTGGTCAGTGTACCTGCCTCACGGCTCACTTATGCCCGTCTTGCTCAGCTGCTAGAGGGCTATGCCCG GTACTCTGTGAGTGTGTTCCAGCCACCCTTCCAGCCTGGCCGCATGGCCTTGGAGTCCCAGGGCCCTGGCTGCACCACAATGCTGTCCACTAGCTCCCTGGAGGCTGGGGACAGTGAGAGGGACCCTGTTCAGCCTCCTGAACTTCAGTTGGTGACCCCTGTGGCTGAAGGGGATACAGGGGTCCCCCGGGCATGGGCATCCCCTGATCGGGGCCCTGCACCCAGTACCAGTGGAGTTTCTTCTGAGATGCTGGCCAGTGTGTCTGCTGAAGTTGGCTCCTTGCCTGCTG CTGCCGTGCCCGGATACCAACACCCAAGTGAAGCCATGAATGCCCACACACCCCagttctttatctataaaattgaCGCATCCAACCGAGAACAGCGGCTAGAGGACAAAG GCGATAACCCCCTAGAGCTGGGTGAGGATTGCAGTCTGGCTCTAGTCTGGCGGAACAACGAGCGCCTGCAGGAGTTCGTGTTGGTAGCCTCCAAGGAGCTGGAATGTGCTGAGGACCCAGGCTCTGCTGGTGAGGCTGCCCGTGCTGGCCACTTCACTCTGGACCAGTGCCTGAACCTCTTCACGCGGCCTGAGGTGCTGGCACCTGAGGAGGCTTG GTACTGCCCACAGTGCAAACAACACCGTGAGGCCTCTAAGCAGCTGTTGCTGTGGCGCCTGCCGAATGTGCTCATTGTCCAGCTCAAGCGCTTCTCCTTTCGCAGCTTCATCTGGCGTGACAAGATCAACGacttggtggagttccctgttcG GAATCTGGACCTGAGCAAGTTCTGCATCGGTCAGAaagaggaacagctgcccagctaCGACCTGTATGCTGTCATCAACCACTATGGAGGCATGATTGGTGGTCACTACACTGCTTGCGCGCGCCTGCCCAATGACCGCAGCAGCCAGCGCAGCGACGTGG GCTGGCGCTTGTTTGATGACAGCACGGTGACAACGGTAGACGAGAGCCAGGTCGTGACGCGTTATGCCTATGTACTCTTCTACCGCCGGCGGAACTCTCCTGTGGAGAGGCCCCCCCGGGCAGGTCACTCAGAGCACCACCCCGACCTAGGCCCTGCAGCTGAGTCTGCTGCCAGCCAG GCTTCCCGGATTTGGCAGGAGCTGGAGGCCGAGGAGGAGCCAGTACCTGAGGGGCCTGCGCCCCTGGGTCCCTGGGGGCCCCAAGAATGGGTGGGCCCTCCACCACGTGGCCCTACCACACCAGATGAGGGCTGCCTCCGGTACTTTGTTCTGGGCACTGTGGCAGCTTTGGTGGCCCTCGTGCTCAACGTGTTCTATCCTCTGGTATCCCAGAGTCCCTGGAGATGA